The Cryobacterium sp. SO1 genomic sequence AGGGTGGAGCCGGGGGCGAGCACCGCGGCGATGGTGTCGCCGTCGATCAGCACATCCGCGGTGGCCGTGCCCGTGGAATTGACCACAGTGCCATTCTTGATCAGGGTCTTCATCTGGGTTCTCCTGTTCGTTGCTCGTCTACGGGTCGCACCACGCCGTTGGTCGAGCTTGTCGAGACCTGGTTACGAGGTCTCGACAAGCTCGACCAGCGATCGCTACGGCTTGGGGATCGAGGTGTAGGACTCCGGGCGGCGGTCCCGGTAGAACTGCCAGTTGTTGCGCACCCGGCGGATCATGCCGAGGTCGAGGTCGCGGATCACGACCTCCTCGTCGACGCCGCTGCCCAGCTCGCCCACGTAGTTGCCCTGCGGGTCGACGAACTGGCTGGTGCCGTAGAACGTGACGGCGAGGTCGCCGTACTCGTTGTCCTCCCGGCCCACCCGGTTGGGTGCGGCCACGAAGTATCCGTTCGCGGCGGCCGCGGCCGGCTGCTCGATCTCCCAGAGCCGGTTCGAGAGCCCCGGCTTGGTGGCGTTGGGGTTGAAGACGATCTGCGCGCCGTTCAGGCCCAGCTCCCGCCAGCCCTCGGGGAAGTGCCGGTCGTAGCAGATGTAGACGCCGATCGGTCCGACGGCGGTGTTGAAGACGGGGTAGCCGAGGTTGCCGGGGCGGAAGTAGAACTTCTCCCAGAACTTGTCGAGGTGGGGGATGTGGTGCTTGCGATACTTGCCGAGAATCGTGCCATCGGCATCCACCACCACAGCGGTGTTGTAGTACACACCGGGCTGTTCTTCTTCGTAGATGGGGAGAACCATGACCAGGTTCAGTTCCTTGGCCAGCTTGGCGAACCGCTGCACGATCGGGCCGTCGGCCGGCTCCGCGTAGTCGTAATACTTGGCGTCTTCGGTGATGCCGAAGTAGGGTCCGTAGAACAGCTCCTGGAAGCAGATCACCTGGGCGCCCGCCGCGGCCGCATCGCGGGCGAACTTCTCGTGCTTGTCGAGCATCGAGTCGATATCCCCCGTCCATGTGGTCTGGGTGATCGCCGCTCGCACGATGTTGGCTGTGCCGGTGCTGGTCGGGTCGGTGCTCATACTCTTGCCTCCACTGGGTCTCACACGGTGGAACCTCGTCAGCAGGAGGAGCAAGACATCGCATCATCTGCGAGTCGTAGGGGAAAAAGCCTGTCGAGATCGAGCCACATCACGGTGTCCGGTTTTGTTATTATTCGACGTAAACATTTCTGTTCTGTTTCTTCATATGACGCATGCGTAAATCATCATCCTGTCGGCCGGAAGGCCCGCTGGCAAGCATTCGGCCAGGAAGGCGTGAGCGATGCAGCTGTATCTCGACGAGATCGAGCACAGTACTCCTGTTGGGATCGCCGCGGCGCTGGGGCGTCTGATCAGTTCGGGCCGGCTCGCTCCCGGCGAGCGCCTGCCCACCGTGCGGAACCTCGCGGGCCTCCTCGGGGTGAGCCCCGCAACGATCAGCCACGCCTGGCAGGCGCTCTCAGCGGCCGGCCTGATCGTCTCCCGGGGCCGCAGCGGCACCTTCGTGCGGGAACCGGCCCGGCAGTGGCTGCCGGCCAGGGCCCAATCGTTGGCCGGCCACGTCAGCGACGCCCGCATCGACCTGTCCCGCGGCACCCCCGATCCGCTGCTGCTGCCGGCGCTCGGCCCCGCGCTGTCGAGGGTGTCGCAACGGGCGATGACGCCGAGCTACCAGGCGCTGCCGGTGATTCCCGAGCTGCTCACCGTGCTCGCCGAGTCCTGGCCGTACCGGTGCGAGTCGGTCACAGTGGTCGACGGCGCCCTCGACGCCGTCTCCCGCAGCCTCGAGCAGGTGGCCAGGTTCGGTGACCGGGTCATCGTCGAGGACCCCGGTTTTCCAGCGTTCTTCGACCTTCTCGACCAGATGGGCATCGAGCGACTGCCCGTGACCGTGGATGCCGAGGGCATCGTGCCCGACGCGTTCCAGGCGGCGCTGTCCCTGTCACCGGCCGCAATCATCCTGCAGCCGCGCGCGCACAACCCCACCGGGGCGTCGATGTCGGCCGAGCGCGCCGCCCTGCTGGCCCGGCTGCTGGGCGCCAGCAGCCGGGCCGCGCACACCGTGGTGATCGAGGACGACCACTCCGGGGCGATCAGCACCTCCCCCGACGTGTCCCTCGGCCGTTGGCTGCCCGAGCGGGTGCTGCACGTGCGCAGCTACTCCAAGTCGCACGGGCCCGACCTGCGCATCGCCGCGCTCGGCGGGCCGGCCGTGCTGGTAGACCGGATCGTGGCACGGCGGATGCTCGGGCCCGGTTGGACCAGCCGGATGCTGCAGACCATCCTGTACGAGCTGCTCACCGACGGGGCCAGCATGGCGCAGGTCAACGAAGCCCGGCACGTGTACTTCGCCCGGCAGAAGGCGCTGGCGGATGCCCTCACCGGGTTCGGCCTGCCCGTGGCCCGCGCCGACGGCATCAACGCCTGGGTGCCGGTGGCCGACGAACGCGACGCCATCGTGCGGCTGGCGGCGTCGGGCATCCGGGTGGCCGGCGGCAGCCCGTTTCTCGCGGTTGACCGGCCGGAGTCGTTCATCCGGGTGACCGCCGGGGCGCTGCCCGATGACGTGTTCCCGATCGCCCGGGCGATCGCGGCGGCGGCCGGGACACTCGGCGGCTGAGTGGCAGGCCCGGGCATCCGTGCATGAAAGCGGACCGGGCATCCGTGCACAAAGGCGGAGAAGTTCGCAAAACGCCGCCTCGAGCGGCCGGTTGTCGCGGCGTGTGGCGAGAAAATCCGCCCTTACCGCGTCCCCTGTGGCGCGGGCGCCGGCGGGGGTCGCGGGCAACACTGCCGAGGGGCATGCTGGGCAGAGACAACGACTCACCAGTGCGGTCCGGCGAATGCGCGCCGGGGACGATCGACGCCGCACACGACAGGTGCGGAGGAATCATGATCGACGGCTTTGCGGGCACGATTCTGTTGCCCGATTCGGACGAATACCTGTTGGCGGCCACGGCCTACGGGAAAGTCGGCCGGCCGGTGCTGGCGGCCCGACCGACCGATGCGGCCGATGTCGCGGCGGCGATCGCCTATGCAAGGGCCCAGGGCCTGGTGTTGTCGGTGCGGAGCGGCGGGCACAGTCCGCTGAACACCAACGACGGCGGAATGGTGCTCGACCTGTCCCGCATCCGTGACGTCGAGGTACAGGACAGCAACCGGGTTCGCCTGGGCAGCGGCGCAACCTGGGGCGGTGTGGCCCAGGGGCTGCTCCACTACGACCTGGCGGTCTCCAGCGGCGACACCTACACGGTGGGCGTCGGCGGTCTCACCCTGGGCGGTGGAATCGGCTGGCTGGTTCGGCAGCATGGCCTGGCGATCGACAGCCTGCTCGAGGCCGAGGTGGTGCTCTCCAGTGGCACCATCGTGACTGCCAACACAACCAGTGAGCCGGAGTTGTTCTGGGCGCTGCGCGGCGGCGGCGGCAACTTCGGTGTCGTGACGAGGTTCACCTTCCAGGCGCACCCGCTGCGGGGGGTGGTCTTCGGCACCATCAACGTGCGCCCGGGGCTGCTCGCCGAGACGCTGCGCGGCTGGCGGGACGTGATGCGCGCCTCGCCGGAGAAGCTCAACTCGACGGTGTTCTCGATTCCCGAGTTCGGCCCGGAGATGCCCGCGGCGACGAAGGTGCTGGTCTGTTACGGCAGCGCCGATCAGGACGAGGCCATGGCGGCCATCCGGCCCCTGCTCGCCCTGCCGGGAGTGACCGGAAACGACCTGGAACTCAAACTCTTCGTGGAGATCTTCGACGAACCATCCGCCCCGCCCGGGTCGATCCGGATCGTCGACCGCAACGGCTTCGCCCGCGACCTCGACGACACGCTCATCGACCGGGTCACCACCGCGAACGCCGCGCTCGATTCGGCGGTGCTGATGGTGCGCTACCTGCGAGGGG encodes the following:
- a CDS encoding nitrilase-related carbon-nitrogen hydrolase, whose protein sequence is MSTDPTSTGTANIVRAAITQTTWTGDIDSMLDKHEKFARDAAAAGAQVICFQELFYGPYFGITEDAKYYDYAEPADGPIVQRFAKLAKELNLVMVLPIYEEEQPGVYYNTAVVVDADGTILGKYRKHHIPHLDKFWEKFYFRPGNLGYPVFNTAVGPIGVYICYDRHFPEGWRELGLNGAQIVFNPNATKPGLSNRLWEIEQPAAAAANGYFVAAPNRVGREDNEYGDLAVTFYGTSQFVDPQGNYVGELGSGVDEEVVIRDLDLGMIRRVRNNWQFYRDRRPESYTSIPKP
- a CDS encoding PLP-dependent aminotransferase family protein, with product MQLYLDEIEHSTPVGIAAALGRLISSGRLAPGERLPTVRNLAGLLGVSPATISHAWQALSAAGLIVSRGRSGTFVREPARQWLPARAQSLAGHVSDARIDLSRGTPDPLLLPALGPALSRVSQRAMTPSYQALPVIPELLTVLAESWPYRCESVTVVDGALDAVSRSLEQVARFGDRVIVEDPGFPAFFDLLDQMGIERLPVTVDAEGIVPDAFQAALSLSPAAIILQPRAHNPTGASMSAERAALLARLLGASSRAAHTVVIEDDHSGAISTSPDVSLGRWLPERVLHVRSYSKSHGPDLRIAALGGPAVLVDRIVARRMLGPGWTSRMLQTILYELLTDGASMAQVNEARHVYFARQKALADALTGFGLPVARADGINAWVPVADERDAIVRLAASGIRVAGGSPFLAVDRPESFIRVTAGALPDDVFPIARAIAAAAGTLGG
- a CDS encoding FAD-binding oxidoreductase, yielding MIDGFAGTILLPDSDEYLLAATAYGKVGRPVLAARPTDAADVAAAIAYARAQGLVLSVRSGGHSPLNTNDGGMVLDLSRIRDVEVQDSNRVRLGSGATWGGVAQGLLHYDLAVSSGDTYTVGVGGLTLGGGIGWLVRQHGLAIDSLLEAEVVLSSGTIVTANTTSEPELFWALRGGGGNFGVVTRFTFQAHPLRGVVFGTINVRPGLLAETLRGWRDVMRASPEKLNSTVFSIPEFGPEMPAATKVLVCYGSADQDEAMAAIRPLLALPGVTGNDLELKLFVEIFDEPSAPPGSIRIVDRNGFARDLDDTLIDRVTTANAALDSAVLMVRYLRGALNRVPADATAFPHRDVEAFLMSAAFLPPDAPDEAERRIMDNWLPVAEGLTGTYGNFNLRAYPDVLDRMYPPATMERLRAAKRRYDPENVFAHNLNITP